CGTGGGCGAATCGGTCGAGAAGCCGCTCTACTACTACTCCAACAATGTGGGCGGCACCCTGAGCCTGCTGCGCGTGATGGACGACGCCGGTGTGCGCACCCTCGTGTTCAGTTCCTCGGCGACGGTCTACGGCGCCTCGGAGGAAGTACCCCTGACCGAGAAGCTCCCGCTCGACGCCGTCAACCCGTACGGGCGGACCAAGGAGCAGATCGAGGACATCCTCTCCGACCTCGGTGCGGCCGACCCGCGCTGGAACATCGCCCTGCTGCGCTACTTCAACCCCGTCGGCGCACACGCCTCGGGGACGATGGGCGAGGACCCGACCGGCATCCCGAACAACCTCCTGCCGTTCGTGGCGCAGGTCGCCGTGGGCCGGCGTGAGAAGGTCCTCGTATTCGGCAACGACTACCCGACGCCGGACGGGACGGGCGTCCGCGACTACATCCACGTCGTCGACCTGGCCGAGGGACACCTGGCCGCCCTGGACTACCTCGTGGCACACGGCGGGGTGCACACCTGGAACCTCGGGACCGGGCGCGGCTCCTCCGTCCTCGAGGTCCTCACGGCCTTCTCCGCGGCGGTGGGCAAGGACGTCCCCTACGAGTTCGCCCCGCGCCG
This genomic interval from Arthrobacter agilis contains the following:
- the galE gene encoding UDP-glucose 4-epimerase GalE, whose product is MKILVTGGSGYIGSHTVLTLLEHGHDVVVVDNLLNSTKTSLDRVATLAGRTPTFHQADLLDEPRLRAIFAEEQVDAVIHFAGLKAVGESVEKPLYYYSNNVGGTLSLLRVMDDAGVRTLVFSSSATVYGASEEVPLTEKLPLDAVNPYGRTKEQIEDILSDLGAADPRWNIALLRYFNPVGAHASGTMGEDPTGIPNNLLPFVAQVAVGRREKVLVFGNDYPTPDGTGVRDYIHVVDLAEGHLAALDYLVAHGGVHTWNLGTGRGSSVLEVLTAFSAAVGKDVPYEFAPRRPGDAAVSYADPSSALADLGWSAKRTLAEMCEDHWRWQKNNPQGYAQGS